The DNA sequence GATCCACCATCATCTGACGATGTTGTTGTTGTGGATGAGTGATGCCGGCTTCCAGGTCAGCTAGATTGAATATTTCATCTTGGCTAACACACTCATCTTCCATGATTACAAGTGCGTTGTTTATGCTTCCGGAATCTTGAcgttgaggaggaggagaaatCGGTGGATGTTGTTGTTCTTGAATGGCCTTATCAGAATATCCCATAATGGTTTGAAGTCTCAATCCCTGTCCTTCAAAAGGAGGAATCAGTGGCCGCTGTTGATGAGTGAAGTCAAGGAGTCTATTGTTGTTGTCATCGCTGTTCCCTTGTTGAGGCTGCTCTGTGGCGATGTCATTGTCTCCGTTTTTGCTCTCGTCAACGACCATCTTGTTATTGTCACGGAGATGACACAAGACTACTTCTTGGAACTGAGCATCGTTCTCACTTGCAAGCCAATACTCCGTCATACACCAACCAGTGGTGTCTCCTTTAAGCTTTCCCTTGACTTTCTTGTGGTACGCGAGTTCTGTTTTGTATCCGATCACAACCTTGGGGTTGTTACGGTCAGTGATCGCCTTCTTTACGCcacttgtcgtccaagttccgCCGTTACTGCTTCCTCTACCGGGAACCGTGCGTTTGGGCCTGCTCCCCAAATTACGTGTCCTTAGAACAAAGTAAAACCACATGTTCTCTTTGAATTGATCATTCTTGACGTGCGGAAGAAGCCACGGCTCGTCTTCATAAAGTTTGATATCTGTGATGAAACCATCTTTTCCTGTATCCACTCTGTTGCGTAGATAATACCCCACCAAATTCTGGTCAATCGGAGAGAACTTTAAGTCCCTTGGATGAGCCATATTAAATCCTTCTGGATCAGTTAGAAGATGCTTGACAACAAAACCCTAGAAACACGGTTTCAACAGAATCAAACTAATGCATACGCCAAAAACAACTGGATGTGCGCAAGAATTAATGCACTGAAAGTCTTAACGTACCTTGGTAGCTTGATGATAATTTATCTTTTGGTTTCAAAGAAAGCACTGAGAGTGTACTTATATATAAAGCAAGGATGAGCCGACTTGTCAAGTATCTCTATCCGAAACATCTTATTTTCCTTTTCCAAATAGATTGACCCACCCCCACAAccacaaaatattttcatatactcgatttgttttattataatgGTTTTATACGATATTAGTATCTAGAATCACTTCCCTAATGCGAATTATCtaccattatttttttatttttgttaggaTTTTTGAGCAGTTTGTTGCCTTATAAGTTACtattatctttaaaataaatgttttaattattttttttagaaaagttAGTTTTGGAAACTAAGAATAGGCGAAAagctatttattaattttcaaatgGAATTAAACTTTGTAAGGAAAGTTTTATCAATACTTCACTATAATTTCAAACATAAAACCCACCTGCAATGTATTCACTTTAAGTCTCATCAAAATTCATGTAAACAAATATGTGTAACTGAAAATTAGTTTTGAACTAAATTAAAATTAGGGCAAGTCTCtcaaataaatgtaaaatagtttttttcaccaaaaaacccacaaaaagaaaatgatcaaaaaagtTCAATAAAAGAGGTAAAAAAAACCTTTTATTGTTActttacatatgtatatatataaattgaaatatacataattatttaaatcCTGACCAATTCTGATGACTAAGAGCAACAACCCTAAGAGCGTTCAGAAATAACTCTACCGGATATGCGATAGTATTGGGATGAATAActgcaaaacaaaaagaagagggTGAGTTAGAATTCAAGCCGAGGAAAAAATACTTAGCGTCAACAATCTACCAAGTCTAGGACTCCACAACACTTGGTAGCTATCGTTAGGTGGTTCTTCAAAGGCTGCCTCATAAGACTTGATGTCGAAGTAGTAACACTGCCATACTTCGTCTTCGAAGGATGGCAGTGTCAAAATATGCAGATTCGACCTCATCCTTACCAAGAAGAATGAAAGGCTGCAAAAGAGTGAAAGGTTGATGCATGGTGCTTCGTGTCCTTGATATGCATGCTGCTGGTGTGGGTAACTCAAACTAACAAGTCACGAAGTTGGAATAAGCCAGAATGGTACCAACTATTCAGAGATGTCATGTCTGGTAAGCTTCTGCTAAAGAGAGGAGACTACAGGGGGGAAGAAACAAGCTATCGAAAAGTGAGACAAGCTTCTGCTAAAGAGTTGtctctcttttgtttaataGATTTGTcagataagatttttttttttttcataatgaATAGGAACTTGGAGAAAGAAGCTAGTACTAATAAACTACCGGAATCAGAGATTTCTTCAAAGAGGTGACAATTGAAGAGATTGAAAAAGGCGAGTTAGATGGTAAAGTAGCTGTTCAAGGAAAAAGGGTGAGTATTCCTTTTACATCCAAGTCATATGAAAATATGGATGATGATGTCTCAAGTCCTGTTTGGCTGTTTCAGGTCAGCACACTCTATACTGGGAAAGTGTTTGAATCAAACTTGGAAGAAGCTCCATTAAGATTTCGCTtaggtaaaaaatattttagatatttgtcATTGTTGTTTCAACCATCCTAAACACACAATGTTCTGTTTGCAGGTGGAAAAAAGGTCATAAAAGGTCTCAGTAAGGGTGTTGAAGGTATAGTATGATGTTTTAACCAGTAAGGTTGTTTCAACTgaatttataaatgttaaaaagaaATGGATGAATCTCTATAATTCTCTCAGGGATGTGAGCTGGTGATAAGAGAAGACTCATAATTCCACCATCTCTTGGGTATGTCAGTTGATTATTATGTCTTTAGATGATTCATTTTCAGCATAATATTTACTATAAACTAacctgtttttgcttctctTGTGATATAAACAGATACTCAGAGGAAGAACTGAAGAAGGAAGATGTGCCTAAGAATTTGTGGCTTGTCTATGAAGTAGATGCAGTAAAAGTGAAATGATGTCATTGGCTTCTTTTGAAACAAGTttaaccattttttttcttctctcttgagTCATCTATTTGTCTCATATTGCCTCCAATTTTTGTTCGTTTTGGGGAGGGGATTTGTTAGCTGTTCGCATAACTAAGCCACCCACACCCACATTGGTTATATAATTTCTTCGGTCAACAAGATGAAAAGTTGTTTAAGTTGAACTTTTTTCGTCAAAGTGAAATCTCCTCAGAACGATGCCGTCTATAGTcctgattttgttgttttttgcttctttgtttttgcacattttatatatattttatcgattttttttgtcagcatcgatttttttttagtacTTTCATacctaattatattttatgattttaccatataaatttaactttacagttatattttatatacttaaattagTAATAAGAAACTTTGATATCACataaatattcaattttaaatatattattgtatcaAAACAACAGTTTTTAAACCtcatgaaaataatataaaatgtatcttacttttatattaagtataatttgatgtAATCATTTTGACATTTACAAAAccatattttctataattttaatttaagtaaaatattatatccTCAAAACATTGTCTTAATATTGTCTTGATCCCCAGAATAGTACGTACGGCATTGACCATAACTATATTCACTACATCAAAACG is a window from the Brassica napus cultivar Da-Ae unplaced genomic scaffold, Da-Ae ScsIHWf_1459;HRSCAF=2050, whole genome shotgun sequence genome containing:
- the LOC125597442 gene encoding NAC domain-containing protein 6-like encodes the protein MAHPRDLKFSPIDQNLVGYYLRNRVDTGKDGFITDIKLYEDEPWLLPHVKNDQFKENMWFYFVLRTRNLGSRPKRTVPGRGSSNGGTWTTSGVKKAITDRNNPKVVIGYKTELAYHKKVKGKLKGDTTGWCMTEYWLASENDAQFQEVVLCHLRDNNKMVVDESKNGDNDIATEQPQQGNSDDNNNRLLDFTHQQRPLIPPFEGQGLRLQTIMGYSDKAIQEQQHPPISPPPQRQDSGSINNALVIMEDECVSQDEIFNLADLEAGITHPQQQHRQMMVDPYDDISFSRLAMPNNLIYHHEDSWHQDTSPWNNTNPRGLIFNSHGCEIQDQTVTKGVNQDSYY